One window of the Rhipicephalus sanguineus isolate Rsan-2018 chromosome 4, BIME_Rsan_1.4, whole genome shotgun sequence genome contains the following:
- the LOC119391212 gene encoding uncharacterized protein LOC119391212 has product METPETCSDGSELSPKKPAVPRKKTLPSPELPSSKSFSVNPSPERVLADGPVKDHAPPTDKSSTSQKQRGPSPVLRYNSAEKHVDQLDDRPAAGTSCGASTLASTPEWAGTDAVLMDEKAAGSERLGKPFSSSGARRRRRRSRHRHTDATNDLTTRRFERRHWGFLFGFAVIVLTSGFLVGAMWNILSLGRAGGDNEPTPCYGADCATGDIPFGNFSGRNIDPCDDFRSYVCSWWKPLDRFPELTISAQSDLVVKWIEGFGSMLETGAAVDKSGVGQKVSQFYHSCMTRTERTQGDADAFVGFIRTLGLTWPEMPPSGVRAMGTVLELNYRLAMPLWFSLSAVRNEAQSGRRRLVLKPCCLGRLRFVQWRNQQAVDRGLYYDYWVAHYEALLGRKSVSRDRNEVNDLAREEAHIVEKLAKLSEVYPSVPLLFRFADIGSHTKRISSNDWLTQVNKYIVGDGGGHAFTPEDELLVSDESVLFAIDSLLGWYTPEKLIDHLSWQFVQMHAWIVDSTLLEIWGQNYWQIYEPILCARETEVVYRPVVAALYVGQTATPQERSQLDANLTDLRDFIAKMYASSTWIDQASRNVAIEKLRAMSVGLWPSESFFDHSKLQTMYAKFLNKNVTAHSWVRLWISAQETMRSLSGTSLHDVTMNMRSALFPFLFDYDYLTNKVDVAVSALAKPLYCAQWTPEMFYGSMAFAFALSMMKMQDLTGLKLYGNGTLVQAGRWSWLSDGTAKAYRQKAECLAEEPIGLSDIAAFEVVYAALSRGMSNSTSLLQISREIDEKRTFFMAICLHSCSVENRRSPTADCNALMRHSRDFSEVFHCKVGSRMNPFIKCSYF; this is encoded by the exons atggagacGCCAGAGACGTGTTCCGACGGTTCCGAATTATCACCCAAGAAGCCAGCAGTCCCGCGGAAGAAGACGCTGCCGTCGCCCGAACTTCCATCAAGTAAATCGTTCTCCGTAAATCCGAGCCCTGAAAGAGTATTGGCTGATGGACCCGTCAAAGACCACGCCCCGCCTACCGATAAGTCAAG CACTTCTCAAAAGCAGCGCGGTCCCTCCCCGGTGTTGCGCTACAACTCGGCCGAAAAGCACGTCGACCAGCTGGACGACAGGCCAGCGGCCGGAACGTCATGCGGTGCGAGTACGCTGGCGAGCACCCCCGAGTGGGCCGGCACCGACGCTGTGCTAATGGACGAGAAGGCGGCGGGCTCCGAGCGACTCGGCAAGCCGTTCTCTTCGTCGGGAGCCCGGCGCAGGAGGCGAAGGTCGCGCCACCGACACACGGACGCG ACGAACGACCTGACAACCCGGCGGTTCGAACGTCGCCACTGGGGGTTTCTGTTCGGCTTCGCTGTCATCGTCCTGACGTCGGGCTTTCTTGTCGGTGCGATGTGGAACATCCTCAGCTTGGGGCGCGCCGGTGGTGACAACGAACCCACGCCTTGCTACGGAGCCGACTGCGCTACGGGCGACATACCCTTCGGGAACTTTTCCGGCCGGAACATCGATCCTTGTGACGATTTCAG GTCCTACGTTTGCTCTTGGTGGAAACCACTGGACCGTTTTCCCGAGCTTACCATTTCCGCGCAGAGCGATCTCGTCGTTAAGTGGATCGAAGGATTCGGCTCCATGCTCGAAACGGGTGCCGCAGTGGACAAGTCCGGCGTCGGTCAGAAGGTGTCGCAGTTCTACCACAGCTGTATGACCCGAACTGAGAGGACGCAAGGCGACGCGGACGCTTTCGTCGGGTTTATCCGGACGCTAGGCCTCACCTGGCCCGAGATGCCTCCGAGCGGCGTCCGCGCCATGGGCACGGTGTTAGAGCTGAACTACAGGTTGGCCATGCCTCTTTGGTTCTCGCTAAGCGCTGTCCGCAACGAAGCACAAAGCGGCCGTCGCAGATTGGTGCTGAAGCCGTGCTGTCTGGGTCGCCTGAGGTTCGTCCAGTGGCGAAACCAGCAGGCAGTCGACAGGGGCCTCTACTACGACTACTGGGTAGCTCACTACGAAGCTCTGCTGGGGAGAAAATCGGTCTCCAGAGATCGCAACGAGGTCAACGACCTGGCCAGGGAAGAGGCGCACATAGTGGAAAAACTCGCCAAACTGTCGGAAGTCTATCCGAGCGTTCCGCTTTTGTTTCGTTTTGCGGACATCGGCAGCCACACCAAGCGCATATCCTCCAACGACTGGCTCACCCAGGTAAACAAGTATATCGTCGGCGATGGAGGAGGCCATGCGTTCACACCTGAAGACGAACTCCTTGTCAGCGACGAATCGGTGCTTTTTGCCATCGATAGCCTGTTAGGTTGGTACACCCCAGAGAAACTCATCGACCActtgtcctggcagttcgttcAGATGCACGCGTGGATTGTCGACAGCACTTTGCTAGAAATCTGGGGCCAGAATTACTGGCAGATTTACGAGCCCATTCTCTGCGCGAGGGAAACGGAAGTCGTCTACAGGCCCGTGGTCGCGGCGCTGTACGTCGGGCAAACTGCGACGCCGCAGGAGCGCAGCCAGCTCGACGCTAACCTGACCGATCTTAGGGACTTCATCGCCAAGATGTACGCCTCCTCGACCTGGATCGATCAGGCTAGCAGGAACGTCGCTATCGAAAAACTTCGCGCCATGTCAGTGGGTCTCTGGCCGTCGGAGTCCTTCTTCGATCACAGCAAGCTGCAGACAATGTACGCAAAGTTTCTCAACAAGAACGTCACAGCTCATTCGTGGGTGCGGCTGTGGATCAGCGCGCAGGAGACCATGCGAAGCCTCTCCGGCACTTCGCTGCACGACGTGACGATGAACATGAGATCCGCGTTGTTCCCCTTCCTGTTTGACTACGACTATCTAACGAACAAGGTTGACGTGGCGGTCAGTGCCCTCGCAAAGCCTTTGTATTGCGCGCAATGGACGCCGGAAATGTTCTACGGGAGCATGGCGTTCGCTTTTGCCTTGTCGATGATGAAGATGCAGGATCTGACGGGCCTCAAATTGTACGGTAACGGAACGCTTGTGCAGGCCGGACGCTGGTCGTGGCTATCGGACGGCACCGCCAAGGCTTACAGGCAAAAGGCCGAGTGTCTAGCGGAGGAGCCAATCGGCTTGTCCGATATCGCAGCTTTCGAGGTCGTCTACGCGGCACTTTCTCGTGGCATGTCCAATTCCACGTCGCTCTTACAGATCAGCCGCGAAATCGACGAGAAGAGGACATTTTTTATGGCCATATGTCTGCACAGTTGCTCGGTGGAGAATCGTCGTTCACCGACCGCCGACTGCAACGCCCTGATGCGGCATTCGCGGGACTTTTCGGAAGTGTTCCACTGCAAGGTTGGGTCCCGCATGAACCCTTTCATAAAGTGCTCGTACTTTTAG